One window from the genome of Pseudanabaena yagii GIHE-NHR1 encodes:
- the uvrC gene encoding excinuclease ABC subunit UvrC produces MTEPLLQNPEKLQARLKEIPLEAGVYFMRDRHDGVIYIGKSKALRNRVRSYFRSSQDLSPRIAMMVQLVHEIEFIVTDSEAEALALEANLIKQYQPYYNVLLKDDKKYPYVCITWSEDYPRIFITRKRRMGNTKDKYYGPYVDVFNLKRTLGIIKRAFPLRQRPVPMFKDRPCLNYDMGLCPGVCQEKISPEEYRKTMLRVAMVFQGRSSELVESFTEKMEAAAENLEFEKAADLRDRIQVLKNLGSDQKVSLPDDTISRDAIALAYDDQHTCIQLFQIRAGRLVGRLAFVADSQSNTPEAILQRTLESHYQNCDPVEIPNEIHTQLELPEVEILQAWLSDRKGRKVAIATPQRQLKAELIEMVERNAQYELARIQKQSDRNLQGLEDLAELLNLDSLPHRIEGYDISHIQGSDAVASQVVFIDGIPAKQHYRHYKIRNPDIKSGHSDDFASLAEVIARRFKNHANHQSSITNSPEPDFPDVVMIDGGKGQLSSVMKIIDKLGLRDRLTVISLAKKREEIFLPEQSEPLISGDPERAGVQVLRRLRDEAHRFAITFHRQKRSQRMQRSHLDQITGLGHHRQKVLLEKFHSVEYIRQATVEQIAETDGIGKKLAQHIYNHFHPTSS; encoded by the coding sequence ATGACGGAGCCATTACTGCAAAATCCTGAAAAATTACAGGCAAGGTTAAAAGAAATCCCTCTGGAAGCAGGGGTTTACTTTATGCGCGATCGCCATGATGGGGTCATCTATATTGGCAAATCAAAGGCGCTACGCAATCGCGTGCGATCGTACTTTCGTAGTAGTCAGGACTTGTCACCACGCATTGCCATGATGGTGCAGTTGGTGCATGAGATTGAGTTTATTGTCACTGACTCCGAAGCAGAAGCCCTTGCCCTCGAAGCAAATTTAATTAAGCAATATCAGCCCTACTACAACGTTCTCTTAAAGGATGACAAGAAATATCCTTATGTTTGCATTACTTGGTCAGAGGACTATCCACGCATTTTTATTACGCGCAAACGGAGAATGGGCAACACAAAGGATAAATACTATGGACCTTATGTAGATGTCTTTAATCTCAAACGGACTTTAGGAATCATTAAAAGAGCTTTTCCATTGCGACAGAGACCTGTACCCATGTTTAAGGATCGTCCCTGCTTAAACTATGACATGGGCTTATGTCCGGGAGTCTGTCAGGAGAAGATTTCACCAGAAGAATATCGCAAAACAATGTTACGAGTAGCGATGGTATTTCAGGGGCGCTCTAGTGAATTAGTGGAATCCTTTACGGAAAAGATGGAAGCGGCAGCGGAAAATTTAGAATTTGAGAAGGCTGCCGATCTTCGCGATCGCATTCAAGTGCTGAAAAATCTTGGCTCCGATCAAAAGGTTTCCCTACCTGATGATACGATTTCTCGCGATGCGATCGCTTTAGCCTATGACGATCAACATACCTGTATTCAGCTATTCCAGATTAGGGCAGGACGCTTGGTCGGTCGATTAGCATTTGTCGCGGATAGTCAGAGCAATACACCAGAAGCGATTTTGCAACGTACTCTCGAATCCCATTATCAAAATTGCGATCCTGTAGAAATTCCCAATGAAATTCATACCCAATTGGAACTGCCTGAAGTAGAAATTTTGCAAGCATGGCTCAGCGATCGCAAAGGGCGTAAAGTCGCGATCGCTACTCCCCAGAGACAGCTTAAAGCCGAGTTAATTGAGATGGTGGAACGCAATGCCCAATATGAGTTAGCAAGGATTCAAAAACAAAGCGATCGTAATTTACAAGGCTTAGAAGACTTAGCTGAACTCCTCAATCTTGATAGTTTACCGCACCGTATAGAAGGTTACGATATTTCCCATATCCAAGGTTCTGACGCAGTGGCAAGCCAAGTCGTTTTTATCGATGGAATTCCTGCTAAGCAACATTATCGCCATTATAAAATCCGTAACCCTGATATCAAGTCAGGACATTCCGACGACTTCGCCAGCCTTGCGGAAGTCATCGCCCGAAGATTCAAAAATCATGCCAATCACCAATCATCAATCACCAATTCTCCAGAACCCGATTTCCCTGATGTGGTGATGATCGATGGTGGCAAAGGACAATTATCATCGGTGATGAAAATCATCGATAAGTTAGGCTTACGCGATCGCCTAACCGTCATTAGCCTTGCCAAAAAACGTGAGGAAATTTTCTTGCCTGAGCAGTCGGAACCTTTGATAAGTGGCGATCCAGAGCGGGCTGGGGTGCAGGTATTGAGGCGATTACGAGATGAAGCCCACCGTTTTGCAATTACGTTTCATCGCCAAAAACGCAGTCAGAGGATGCAGCGATCGCACCTCGATCAAATTACAGGTTTAGGACATCATCGCCAAAAAGTCCTGCTGGAGAAGTTCCATTCAGTTGAATATATCCGTCAAGCTACAGTTGAACAAATCGCCGAAACTGATGGCATTGGCAAGAAGTTAGCTCAACATATTTATAATCATTTTCATCCAACAAGTAGTTAA
- a CDS encoding BrnT family toxin, protein MQFEWNPNKANSNLKKHGISFNEASTIFNDPLSVTFPDPDHSYGEERYVIIGLSNNNRILIVNHTDRADRIRIISAREATRNEKRFYEDGE, encoded by the coding sequence ATGCAATTTGAATGGAATCCAAACAAAGCAAACTCAAACTTGAAGAAGCATGGTATTTCATTCAATGAGGCATCTACTATTTTCAACGATCCTTTATCTGTGACATTTCCTGATCCAGACCACTCTTACGGTGAGGAGCGTTACGTTATCATTGGATTATCCAATAATAATCGTATCCTGATAGTCAACCATACAGATCGAGCAGATCGTATTCGGATTATTAGTGCACGAGAAGCAACCCGAAATGAGAAGAGGTTTTATGAAGATGGAGAGTAA